A genome region from Deltaproteobacteria bacterium includes the following:
- a CDS encoding type B 50S ribosomal protein L31 — MKPGIHPDYHKVIFVDSASGTEWTTRSTMGSSETREVDGEQVPVIRLEVSAVSHPFWTGQLREAARGGKVDEFRRRYGKKK, encoded by the coding sequence GTGAAGCCCGGCATCCATCCCGACTACCACAAGGTCATCTTCGTCGACAGCGCGAGCGGGACGGAGTGGACGACGCGCTCGACGATGGGCTCGAGCGAGACGCGCGAGGTGGACGGCGAGCAGGTCCCGGTGATCCGGCTCGAGGTCTCGGCCGTGAGCCACCCGTTCTGGACCGGCCAGCTCCGCGAGGCCGCGCGCGGCGGCAAGGTCGACGAGTTCCGGCGCCGCTACGGCAAGAAGAAGTAG
- a CDS encoding CBS domain-containing protein: MPERSVESVMQRDVVTLRPESSAREAERLLATHRIGGAPVVDEAGRVVGVLSQSDLGRLEAERPSTAAAGAFFSDVDDYRDIGALPAAASVVPVARLMSREVLSVSPAATLAEAARRMRERRVHRLLVVENGALRGVVSAFDLLVAITG; encoded by the coding sequence ATGCCCGAGCGATCCGTCGAGAGCGTGATGCAGCGCGACGTCGTGACCCTGCGCCCCGAGAGCAGCGCGCGCGAGGCCGAGCGCCTGCTCGCCACGCACCGCATCGGCGGCGCGCCGGTGGTGGACGAGGCCGGGCGCGTGGTGGGCGTCCTCTCCCAGAGCGACCTCGGCCGGCTCGAGGCCGAGCGCCCGAGCACAGCGGCTGCGGGCGCCTTCTTCAGCGACGTCGACGACTACCGCGACATCGGGGCGCTGCCCGCCGCGGCGAGCGTGGTGCCGGTGGCGCGCTTGATGAGCCGGGAGGTGCTCTCGGTCTCACCCGCGGCGACGCTCGCCGAGGCGGCCCGGCGCATGCGCGAGCGGCGCGTGCACCGGCTCCTGGTCGTCGAGAACGGGGCGCTGCGTGGCGTGGTCAGCGCCTTCGACCTGCTGGTCGCGATCACCGGGTGA
- the rpmB gene encoding 50S ribosomal protein L28 → MPRRCELTGTRVSFGHNVSHSNRKSSRTFAPNLQSVSLLSDGLGRSVRLRVSTRALRSVQKRGGLDAFLLGTPDDRLPPEALELKRRLRRAIG, encoded by the coding sequence ATGCCCCGCCGCTGCGAGCTCACCGGGACGCGCGTGTCGTTCGGCCACAACGTCTCGCACTCGAACCGCAAGTCGAGCCGGACGTTCGCGCCGAACCTCCAGAGCGTGTCGCTGCTCTCCGACGGCCTCGGCCGCTCCGTGCGCCTGCGCGTCTCGACGCGCGCGCTGCGCTCCGTCCAGAAGCGCGGTGGGCTCGACGCCTTCCTGCTCGGCACGCCCGACGACCGGCTTCCGCCCGAGGCCCTCGAGCTCAAGCGCCGCCTGCGCCGCGCGATCGGCTAG
- a CDS encoding metal ABC transporter permease — translation MIESFLESWALFQTTYLAGTALAALLALVGVWVVAREQVFLGAAIGQASTLGIAALLWGAGLGAAAHWPWLESRAAADVAAVAASVTTALLTASPRRAGAAGAEARTAWIFLAAASLPVLLLAHSPHGLEEVHRLMFSTLIGAHEGELAVFAALAAASMLGAACWSDRLRLLAMDPEMAAAVGIPARRWLRGVALWLGLAIGLSIRSSGLIYTLGCLVLPALVARNLCREVRPMLWVAPAVAAASALTAFVVANAADVPPAHAAVALLCALVALTAPRHRTA, via the coding sequence GTGATCGAATCGTTCCTCGAGTCCTGGGCGCTGTTCCAGACCACGTATCTCGCGGGAACGGCGCTGGCGGCGCTGCTCGCGCTGGTGGGCGTGTGGGTGGTGGCGCGCGAGCAGGTCTTCCTCGGCGCCGCGATCGGCCAGGCCTCGACGCTCGGCATCGCAGCCCTGCTGTGGGGCGCCGGGCTCGGCGCAGCGGCGCACTGGCCGTGGCTCGAATCGCGCGCCGCCGCCGACGTCGCCGCGGTGGCGGCGTCGGTGACGACGGCGCTGCTGACCGCGAGCCCGCGGCGCGCAGGTGCGGCGGGCGCCGAGGCGCGCACGGCGTGGATCTTCCTCGCCGCTGCGAGCCTGCCGGTGCTGCTGCTCGCGCACAGCCCGCACGGGCTCGAGGAGGTGCACCGGCTGATGTTCTCGACCCTGATCGGCGCCCACGAAGGGGAACTCGCGGTGTTCGCGGCCCTGGCGGCAGCGAGCATGCTCGGGGCTGCGTGCTGGAGCGACCGGCTCCGGCTGCTCGCGATGGACCCGGAGATGGCGGCGGCGGTCGGGATCCCGGCCCGGCGCTGGCTGCGCGGCGTGGCGCTGTGGCTCGGGCTCGCGATCGGCCTCTCGATCCGCTCCTCGGGTCTCATCTACACCCTCGGATGTTTGGTGCTCCCGGCGCTCGTGGCGCGCAACCTGTGTCGCGAGGTGCGGCCGATGCTCTGGGTAGCGCCGGCCGTCGCGGCGGCATCCGCCCTCACGGCCTTCGTAGTCGCCAATGCCGCCGACGTGCCGCCGGCGCACGCCGCGGTCGCGCTCCTTTGCGCGCTCGTGGCCCTGACCGCACCCCGGCACCGGACTGCCTGA
- a CDS encoding metal ABC transporter substrate-binding protein: protein MRRLSLLAIALAARVCVAHAAPPPPLGVVATIEPIAMIARELAGAHFTVSTLVPPGASPHTFDPRPGDVVRVARAALLIAVGGGLDGWTQRLLGASGRPVETLVLLELPDLAPLPAAGAASRGSDPHVWLDPLRVRDVLAPAIAARLEHLDPAHAADTAARLADLQARLTSLDRDLRAVLAGPRRAYVAFHAAWRYFGARYGLEEIGVIEEAPGEEPGPRELAELVAAARAVGVRAILIEPQLDPRVARTLAAEFGATTILVDPNGDPTDPERAGYEGLLRWNARAFARALGGSS, encoded by the coding sequence TTGCGTCGTCTGTCTCTCCTCGCGATCGCGCTCGCCGCCCGGGTCTGCGTGGCGCACGCCGCGCCGCCGCCGCCGCTCGGCGTGGTCGCCACCATCGAGCCGATCGCGATGATCGCGCGCGAGCTCGCCGGCGCGCACTTCACCGTCTCGACCCTCGTGCCGCCCGGCGCGAGCCCCCACACCTTCGATCCGCGCCCCGGCGACGTCGTGCGGGTGGCACGAGCCGCGCTCCTGATCGCGGTCGGGGGCGGCCTCGACGGCTGGACGCAGCGCCTGCTCGGCGCGAGCGGGCGCCCGGTCGAGACGCTCGTGCTGCTCGAGCTGCCGGACCTCGCGCCGCTGCCCGCGGCGGGCGCGGCGTCGCGCGGGTCCGATCCCCACGTCTGGCTCGACCCGCTCCGGGTGCGCGACGTGCTCGCGCCCGCCATCGCCGCCCGCCTGGAACACCTCGATCCCGCGCACGCCGCCGACACGGCGGCGCGGCTCGCCGATCTCCAGGCGCGCCTCACGAGCCTCGATCGCGACCTGCGCGCCGTGCTCGCGGGCCCGCGCCGCGCCTACGTGGCCTTCCACGCCGCCTGGCGCTACTTCGGGGCGCGCTACGGGCTGGAGGAGATCGGCGTGATCGAGGAGGCCCCCGGCGAGGAGCCGGGCCCGCGCGAGCTGGCGGAGCTGGTCGCGGCGGCGCGCGCCGTTGGCGTGCGCGCGATCCTGATCGAGCCGCAGCTCGACCCGCGCGTGGCGCGCACGCTGGCCGCGGAGTTCGGCGCCACCACCATACTGGTCGATCCCAACGGCGACCCCACGGATCCTGAACGAGCCGGCTACGAAGGGCTCCTGCGCTGGAACGCCCGGGCCTTCGCGCGAGCGCTGGGCGGGAGCTCATGA
- a CDS encoding metal ABC transporter ATP-binding protein, producing the protein MPVLALRGARIGHGGRSVLAGVDWEVHAGESWFVLGPNGAGKTSLLHTVLGLLPLQGGRLERDPERASLARIGFVPQRCELSPTLPTTVREFVTLGRVGLPRARAGELAEALARAGLAGLEERSYWSLSGGQRQRALVARALVRRPALLILDEPTEGLDPPSEDAFLEVVDALQRERRVTVLFVTHRLALAARRASHLALVDAGTVVAGPREEMLGRPELRRAFGSALAGLA; encoded by the coding sequence ATGCCGGTGCTCGCGTTGCGCGGCGCGCGCATCGGCCACGGCGGGCGCAGCGTGCTCGCCGGCGTGGACTGGGAGGTCCACGCCGGCGAGAGCTGGTTCGTGCTCGGCCCGAACGGCGCCGGCAAGACCTCCCTCCTCCACACCGTGCTGGGCCTGCTGCCGCTCCAGGGCGGGCGGCTCGAACGCGACCCCGAGCGCGCGAGCCTGGCGCGGATCGGCTTCGTGCCGCAGCGCTGCGAGCTGAGCCCGACGCTGCCGACGACCGTCCGCGAGTTCGTGACGCTCGGGCGGGTCGGCCTGCCTCGCGCGCGCGCTGGCGAGCTCGCCGAGGCCCTCGCACGCGCGGGCCTCGCGGGGCTCGAGGAGCGCAGCTACTGGTCGCTCTCGGGCGGCCAGCGGCAGCGCGCGCTGGTGGCGCGGGCGCTCGTGCGCCGGCCCGCCCTCCTGATCCTCGACGAGCCCACCGAGGGCCTCGATCCGCCCAGCGAGGACGCCTTCCTCGAGGTCGTGGACGCGCTCCAACGCGAGCGGAGGGTGACGGTGCTCTTCGTCACGCACCGGCTCGCGCTGGCCGCGCGGCGCGCGAGCCACCTCGCGCTGGTGGACGCCGGCACCGTGGTCGCCGGGCCACGCGAGGAGATGCTGGGCCGGCCCGAGCTGCGGCGCGCCTTCGGATCGGCGCTGGCGGGCCTCGCGTGA
- a CDS encoding AAA family ATPase: MPPPVEPLPAGLAAALARPAAHPFDASAAAGVEHVQTHLSHVYLTGARAWKLRKAAALGFVDFATRAKRNRDCAREVRLNRRLARDVYLGVAPVEADPAGGFRIGALAPDADEETLARDPHEHVVAMRRLPAGHDALALLERGALHARHLDAVAERLARFHAEHGLGVPAPFTPDAWRARIEGPVRDNLRLLEPAAGRLFPRSTWRQVEQRTSAFADAHAGRFEARRREGRAVDGHGDVHLQHVWFEPGRAEPLLVDCIEFRDDLRRIDAASEVAFLAMDLRYRRRAQLAARFLRRYAAARDDFGLYGVLDYFVSYRAAVRAKVAALAADDGAIEPGQRAAAAASARRHLALAARALAPPRAGGLVLVGGLVGSGKSSVAETMADTAGGVVVASDRVRKALAGLAPTARGGAARGLYDSAAKERVYQALLERAEPITASGRIAILDATYALERHRAAALAWARGRGIEPVLVEARCPHETTLARLAARAAAGRDPSDAGPELLAWSERHYQPPRAGVIVIETHQPDWRTRARSLARRLHPTREPAEE; the protein is encoded by the coding sequence ATGCCTCCCCCTGTCGAGCCGCTCCCCGCCGGGCTCGCTGCGGCGCTCGCGCGGCCGGCGGCACACCCCTTCGACGCGAGCGCTGCGGCGGGCGTCGAGCACGTCCAGACCCACCTCTCGCACGTGTACCTGACGGGAGCGCGGGCCTGGAAGCTCCGCAAGGCCGCCGCGCTCGGCTTCGTCGACTTCGCGACGCGCGCGAAGCGCAATCGCGACTGCGCCCGCGAGGTCCGGCTCAACCGCCGCCTCGCACGCGACGTGTACCTGGGCGTCGCCCCGGTCGAGGCCGATCCCGCCGGCGGCTTCCGGATCGGTGCGCTCGCCCCGGACGCGGACGAGGAGACCCTGGCGCGCGACCCGCACGAACACGTGGTCGCGATGCGCCGGCTGCCGGCGGGGCACGACGCGCTCGCGCTCCTCGAGCGCGGCGCGCTCCACGCGCGCCACCTCGACGCGGTCGCCGAGCGGCTCGCCCGCTTCCACGCCGAGCACGGCCTCGGCGTCCCCGCGCCCTTCACACCCGACGCCTGGCGCGCCCGGATCGAGGGCCCCGTGCGCGACAACCTGCGCCTGCTCGAGCCGGCCGCGGGCCGGCTCTTCCCGCGCTCGACCTGGCGCCAGGTCGAGCAGCGGACGAGCGCCTTCGCCGACGCCCACGCCGGCCGCTTCGAGGCGCGCCGCCGCGAGGGCCGCGCCGTCGACGGCCACGGCGACGTGCACCTCCAGCACGTCTGGTTCGAGCCGGGCCGCGCCGAGCCGCTGCTCGTCGACTGCATCGAGTTCCGCGACGACCTGCGTCGGATCGACGCCGCCTCCGAGGTGGCCTTCCTCGCGATGGACCTGCGCTACCGGCGCCGGGCGCAGCTCGCGGCGCGCTTCCTGCGCCGCTACGCGGCCGCCCGCGACGACTTCGGCCTCTACGGCGTGCTCGACTACTTCGTGAGCTACCGGGCCGCGGTGCGCGCGAAGGTGGCGGCGCTCGCCGCCGACGACGGCGCGATCGAGCCCGGCCAGCGCGCCGCCGCGGCGGCGAGCGCGCGCCGCCACCTCGCGCTCGCAGCGCGCGCCCTGGCGCCGCCGCGCGCGGGCGGGCTGGTGCTGGTCGGGGGCCTCGTCGGCAGCGGCAAGAGCAGCGTCGCCGAGACGATGGCCGACACCGCCGGAGGCGTCGTCGTCGCGTCGGACCGGGTGCGCAAGGCGCTCGCGGGGCTCGCTCCCACCGCGCGCGGCGGAGCCGCACGGGGCCTCTACGACAGCGCTGCGAAGGAGCGCGTCTACCAGGCGCTGCTCGAACGGGCGGAGCCGATCACGGCCTCGGGCCGGATCGCGATCCTCGACGCCACCTACGCCCTCGAGCGCCACCGGGCGGCCGCGCTCGCCTGGGCGCGCGGGCGTGGGATCGAGCCGGTGCTCGTCGAGGCGCGCTGCCCGCACGAGACCACCCTCGCGCGCCTTGCGGCGCGCGCCGCCGCCGGCCGGGATCCCTCCGATGCCGGCCCGGAGCTGCTCGCCTGGAGCGAGCGCCACTACCAGCCGCCGCGCGCGGGCGTCATCGTCATCGAGACCCATCAGCCGGATTGGCGGACCCGGGCGCGTTCCCTCGCCCGCCGTCTGCACCCGACCCGGGAGCCAGCGGAGGAGTGA
- a CDS encoding metal ABC transporter substrate-binding protein: MTLRQLALPILFVAMLAPGGARADALRVVATTPDLADLARQVGGDAVEVTSLAKGPQDVHFVEPRPSFVKELHRAELLIRVGMGLESGWLPPLLGAARNPRIQRGAAGSLDASTAIVPREVPQARVDRSMGDVHPFGNPHYLPDPLNGLRVAGAIRDRLSALRPDQARAFAARYHAFAARLVERLVGAELAGQRTPAEIAAAVEAGRLPALVAEAGASLGGWLGAIGTGPPRKAVEDHRAWIYLAERFGLELVAALEPLPGIAPTTRQLQEVVEQMQAERVNLILSTPYFSPRHAEFVAERTGARIVELAHQTGSRPGTDDYLATVDFNVRALVGAR, from the coding sequence ATGACCCTGCGACAGCTCGCGCTTCCGATCCTCTTCGTCGCCATGCTCGCGCCGGGGGGCGCCCGCGCCGACGCGCTGCGGGTGGTGGCGACCACCCCGGACCTCGCCGACCTCGCCCGGCAGGTGGGCGGCGACGCGGTCGAGGTCACCTCGCTCGCCAAGGGCCCCCAGGACGTCCACTTCGTCGAGCCGCGCCCGAGCTTCGTGAAGGAGCTGCACCGGGCGGAGCTGCTGATCCGTGTGGGCATGGGGCTCGAGAGCGGCTGGCTACCCCCCCTGCTCGGCGCAGCCCGCAACCCCCGCATCCAGCGCGGCGCCGCAGGCTCCCTCGACGCCTCGACGGCGATCGTGCCGCGCGAGGTGCCGCAGGCCCGGGTCGACCGCTCGATGGGCGACGTGCACCCGTTCGGGAACCCGCACTACCTGCCGGATCCGCTGAACGGGCTGCGCGTCGCGGGCGCGATCCGCGACCGGCTCTCGGCGCTGCGTCCGGACCAGGCGCGCGCGTTCGCCGCGCGCTACCACGCGTTCGCTGCCCGGCTCGTCGAACGGCTGGTGGGCGCGGAGCTCGCGGGGCAGCGCACGCCGGCCGAGATCGCGGCCGCCGTCGAGGCAGGCCGGCTCCCGGCGCTGGTCGCCGAGGCGGGTGCGTCGCTCGGGGGCTGGCTCGGTGCGATCGGGACCGGGCCGCCGCGCAAGGCGGTGGAGGACCATCGCGCGTGGATCTACCTGGCCGAGCGCTTCGGGCTCGAGCTGGTGGCCGCGCTCGAGCCGCTGCCGGGCATCGCGCCGACCACGCGCCAACTCCAGGAGGTGGTCGAGCAAATGCAGGCGGAACGCGTGAATCTGATCCTGTCTACCCCGTACTTCTCGCCGCGCCACGCGGAGTTCGTCGCGGAACGCACGGGCGCGCGCATCGTCGAGCTCGCCCACCAGACCGGCAGCCGTCCGGGCACCGACGACTACCTGGCGACGGTCGACTTCAACGTGCGTGCGCTGGTCGGGGCGCGCTGA
- a CDS encoding universal stress protein, protein MSRFRTILVPTDFSAHAHAAIELARTLAHTGGGAVHLLHAYEVPLGTISPYGVALPDGLLAQVRDAAARRLEKAAHGFVEAKVSCETHVAHGPAADAITEAAQRLHADLVVMGTRGLSGWKHALLGSVAERTVRSSPCPVLTFRTPDRAEGGSVGHFRKLLVPLDFSKHSDAALALAVELASEHAAEVHLLHAYELPAAVTMAYGVAIPQAVWDGVQEAALARLEEGRKRLEAAGIRGTTHLVTGPAADAIAQAAESVAADLIVMGTRGLTGLKHVLLGSVAERTIRTAPCPVLTLKSDAQDA, encoded by the coding sequence GTGAGCCGCTTCCGGACGATCCTCGTCCCGACCGACTTCTCGGCCCACGCGCACGCCGCGATCGAGCTGGCCCGCACGCTGGCTCACACAGGCGGCGGGGCGGTCCACCTGCTGCACGCCTACGAGGTGCCGCTCGGCACGATCTCGCCCTACGGCGTCGCGCTGCCCGACGGCCTGCTGGCGCAGGTGCGCGACGCAGCCGCGCGCCGGCTCGAGAAGGCGGCCCACGGCTTCGTCGAGGCGAAGGTCTCCTGCGAGACCCACGTCGCACACGGACCTGCCGCGGACGCGATCACCGAGGCGGCACAGCGCCTGCACGCCGACCTGGTCGTGATGGGCACGCGCGGGCTGAGCGGATGGAAGCACGCCCTGCTCGGCAGCGTGGCCGAACGCACCGTACGCAGCTCGCCCTGCCCCGTGCTGACCTTCCGTACGCCCGACCGCGCCGAAGGAGGATCCGTGGGCCACTTCCGCAAGCTCCTCGTGCCCCTCGACTTCTCGAAGCACTCCGACGCCGCCCTCGCGCTCGCGGTCGAGCTCGCGAGCGAGCACGCCGCCGAGGTCCACCTGCTCCATGCCTACGAGCTGCCCGCCGCCGTGACGATGGCCTACGGCGTCGCGATCCCCCAGGCGGTCTGGGACGGGGTCCAGGAAGCCGCCCTCGCGCGCCTCGAGGAGGGACGCAAGCGCCTCGAGGCGGCCGGCATCCGCGGCACCACGCACCTCGTGACGGGGCCCGCCGCAGATGCCATCGCGCAAGCTGCCGAGAGCGTGGCTGCGGACCTGATCGTGATGGGCACCCGCGGCCTCACGGGGCTCAAGCACGTGCTGCTCGGCAGCGTCGCGGAGCGCACGATCCGCACCGCGCCCTGTCCCGTCCTCACGCTCAAGTCGGACGCGCAGGACGCCTGA
- a CDS encoding metal ABC transporter ATP-binding protein, which produces MSEVAIRFEHVDVLRDGRLVLEDVSFAVGTGQFVGVVGPNGAGKTTLLRALLGLLPVARGRIEVLGRPPGAARGEIGYVPQRHMIAPGFPATVRDVVAMGRRGRLRAGDREAVERALARVDLLERAGRPVGRLSGGEQRRVMLAQALCAGARLLVLDEPTIGLDLPAEQAFYALLRGLDTTVLAVSHDLLALASVADELICINRTMHVHGNPDDVVHSHALRAAYHCEFDFLAGELAHHSKPSADPRS; this is translated from the coding sequence ATGAGCGAGGTCGCGATCCGCTTCGAGCACGTCGACGTGCTCCGCGACGGCCGGCTCGTGCTCGAGGACGTGAGCTTCGCGGTGGGCACGGGTCAGTTCGTCGGCGTGGTGGGCCCGAACGGCGCCGGCAAGACGACGCTCCTGCGCGCGCTCCTCGGCCTCCTGCCGGTGGCGCGCGGGCGCATCGAGGTGCTGGGGCGGCCGCCGGGCGCGGCGCGCGGCGAGATCGGCTACGTGCCCCAGCGACACATGATCGCCCCGGGCTTCCCGGCGACCGTCCGCGACGTGGTGGCGATGGGCCGGCGCGGGCGCCTGCGCGCGGGCGACCGCGAGGCGGTGGAGCGCGCCCTCGCGCGCGTGGACCTGCTCGAGCGCGCGGGCCGGCCGGTGGGCCGGCTCTCGGGCGGCGAGCAGCGGCGCGTGATGCTCGCCCAGGCGCTCTGCGCGGGCGCGCGCCTGCTGGTCCTCGACGAGCCCACGATCGGCCTCGACCTGCCGGCCGAGCAGGCCTTCTACGCGCTGCTGCGCGGCCTCGACACCACCGTGCTCGCGGTCTCCCACGACCTCCTCGCGCTCGCCTCGGTGGCCGACGAGCTGATCTGCATCAACCGCACGATGCACGTGCACGGCAACCCGGACGACGTCGTCCACAGCCACGCGCTGCGCGCCGCCTACCACTGCGAGTTCGACTTCCTGGCGGGCGAGCTCGCGCACCACTCGAAGCCCTCCGCGGACCCGCGCTCCTGA
- the ligD gene encoding non-homologous end-joining DNA ligase, with amino-acid sequence MPRAANGRRAGGGARRPDRRAGRGAARRGGGALRRGHPRRAPAPARPAAPARGQEARRDRCAARPARRAPEGPAKPKEKSTKPKPGHELVLTNLDKTFWPDEGLTKGDLLGYYRAIAPWLLPYLRDRPLTLVRHPDGITGKAFFQKDAPASAPAWVRRERLWSEHGRREIRFFVVDDVDALLYVANLGAIALHVQASRVADLAHPDWCILDLDPKGAPFRDVVTIARTLHGLTGEIGLPAFPKTSGSAGLHVLVPLGGRLTFAKARTLAELLAREVVARHPGIATLARRVAARGGRVYVDTGQNGHGKLLVAPFSVRALPGAPVSMPLRWSELGPRLDPRRFTIRNALARLRRLGEDPLAPVRGPAPDLLGALERLARRGR; translated from the coding sequence ATCCCTCGCGCAGCGAACGGTAGGCGCGCAGGTGGCGGAGCGCGCCGGCCGGATCGCCGAGCCGGTCGTGGAGCCGCGCGTCGTGGCGGAGGTGCGCTACGCCGAGGGCACCCGCGACGGGCGCCTGCGCCAGCCCGTCCTGCTGCGCCTGCGCGAGGACAAGAGGCCCGCCGGGATCGATGCGCCGCCCGGCCCGCGAGGCGGGCGCCCGAAGGTCCCGCGAAGCCGAAGGAGAAGAGCACGAAACCGAAGCCCGGACACGAGCTTGTCCTCACGAACCTCGACAAGACCTTCTGGCCGGACGAGGGCCTCACCAAGGGCGACCTGCTCGGCTACTACCGCGCGATCGCCCCCTGGCTCCTGCCCTACCTGCGCGACCGCCCGCTCACGCTCGTCCGGCACCCGGACGGGATCACGGGCAAGGCGTTCTTCCAGAAGGACGCGCCCGCCTCGGCGCCCGCGTGGGTGCGGCGCGAGCGGCTCTGGAGCGAGCACGGCCGTCGCGAGATCCGCTTCTTCGTCGTGGACGACGTGGACGCGCTGCTCTACGTCGCGAACCTCGGCGCCATCGCGCTCCACGTGCAGGCGAGCCGGGTCGCCGACCTCGCGCATCCCGACTGGTGCATCCTCGACCTCGACCCCAAGGGCGCACCCTTCCGCGACGTCGTCACGATCGCACGTACCCTCCATGGGCTCACCGGCGAGATCGGGCTCCCGGCCTTCCCGAAGACCAGCGGCTCGGCGGGTCTGCACGTGCTCGTGCCCCTCGGAGGGCGCCTCACCTTCGCGAAGGCGCGCACGCTCGCGGAGCTCCTCGCGCGCGAGGTGGTGGCGCGCCACCCCGGGATCGCGACGCTCGCGCGGCGCGTGGCTGCTCGCGGCGGGCGCGTCTACGTCGACACCGGCCAGAACGGGCACGGGAAGCTCCTCGTGGCGCCCTTCTCGGTGCGCGCGCTGCCCGGGGCGCCGGTCTCGATGCCGCTGCGCTGGAGCGAGCTCGGCCCGCGCCTCGACCCGCGGCGCTTCACGATCCGCAACGCGCTCGCGCGCCTGCGCCGGCTCGGCGAGGATCCCCTCGCGCCGGTCCGGGGCCCCGCGCCCGACCTGCTCGGGGCGCTCGAACGGCTGGCCCGGCGGGGCCGCTGA
- the rpsN gene encoding 30S ribosomal protein S14 codes for MAKTSQVHRDLRRKALIQKHAGKRAELRQKLQDPEVSIEEKLAAQLAFSKLPRNSCPTRKKNRCAITGRARAYYKKFGISRIALRELALAGQLPGVRKSSW; via the coding sequence ATGGCCAAGACCTCCCAGGTGCACCGGGACCTGCGCCGCAAGGCGCTGATCCAGAAGCACGCCGGCAAGCGCGCCGAGCTGCGCCAGAAGCTCCAGGACCCGGAGGTCTCGATCGAGGAGAAGCTGGCCGCCCAGCTCGCCTTCTCGAAGCTGCCGCGCAACTCGTGCCCCACGCGCAAGAAGAATCGCTGCGCGATCACCGGCCGCGCGCGCGCCTACTACAAGAAGTTCGGGATCTCCCGCATCGCGCTGCGCGAGCTCGCGCTGGCGGGGCAGCTCCCGGGCGTGCGCAAGTCGAGCTGGTAG
- a CDS encoding metal ABC transporter permease produces MLELAFMQRALLAAAAIGLVCGALGFFVVLRRLAFIGVGISHSAIGGVALAVVLGWPPLGTAAVFAVAVALAIARLARSGRLSEDAVIGIFFSGSLALGVVLFSLRRGYQQDLFGYLFGNVLAITPGELALLAAAGAAVLAALAISFRPLLFLAFDEEVARAYGHPVAALETGLLVLLAVTVVIGVRLVGVILVEALLVVPAATATLWATHYRAQLALAMALGASAGVLGLAAAYAFDLAAGGTIVLVSVAGFFVSLVLRPRPG; encoded by the coding sequence ATGCTGGAGCTCGCCTTCATGCAGCGTGCGCTGCTGGCCGCCGCGGCGATCGGCCTGGTGTGCGGCGCCCTCGGCTTCTTCGTCGTGCTGCGCCGGCTGGCCTTCATCGGGGTCGGGATCTCGCACTCGGCGATCGGCGGCGTCGCGCTCGCCGTCGTGCTCGGCTGGCCGCCGCTCGGGACGGCGGCGGTCTTCGCCGTGGCTGTGGCGCTCGCGATCGCGCGCCTCGCGCGCAGCGGGCGCCTGTCCGAGGACGCCGTGATCGGGATCTTCTTCTCGGGCTCGCTGGCGCTCGGGGTGGTGCTCTTCAGCCTGCGCCGGGGCTACCAGCAGGACCTCTTCGGCTACCTGTTCGGCAACGTGCTCGCGATCACGCCGGGCGAGCTCGCGCTGCTTGCGGCCGCCGGCGCGGCGGTGCTGGCGGCGCTCGCGATCAGCTTCCGCCCGCTGCTCTTCCTGGCCTTCGACGAGGAGGTGGCGCGCGCCTACGGCCACCCGGTGGCCGCGCTCGAGACGGGGCTGCTGGTGCTCCTGGCCGTGACCGTGGTGATCGGGGTGCGGCTGGTCGGCGTGATCCTGGTCGAGGCCCTGCTCGTGGTCCCCGCCGCCACCGCGACCCTCTGGGCCACCCACTACCGGGCCCAGCTCGCCCTCGCGATGGCCCTCGGGGCGAGCGCCGGCGTCCTGGGCCTCGCCGCCGCCTACGCCTTCGACCTGGCGGCCGGCGGCACGATCGTGCTGGTCTCGGTGGCGGGCTTCTTCGTGTCCCTCGTGCTCCGGCCCCGGCCGGGATGA